In Providencia hangzhouensis, the DNA window ATGCTGTTGTTATACAAGGAGACGGCACACAGCCTGAAAAATGGGCGAAAGATCAGCAATTTGACCGTATTTTACTTGATGCACCTTGTTCCGCTACAGGCGTTATTAGGCGTCATCCTGATATTAAATGGCTACGCCGTGATTCGGATATAAATGAATTGGCGCAACTACAAGCTCAAATTCTCGAAGCTATCTGGCCTTATTTAAAACCGGGCGGTACTCTACTTTATGCGACATGCTCAATTATGCCCGAAGAAAATGGAAAGCAAATACAAAATTTCCTATCTAAACATAATGACGCCAGTCTAAATGATGGAACCGATGCTGGGTTACAAGTATTACCAAGTACTAATGGTGGTGATGGTTTCTTTTATGCACGCTTAGTCAAAAAAGTGTAGTAAATTGTAGCCAGCTCTCTGATATAGGAAGATGTAATGAAGATCATTATTCTAGGTGCTGGGCAAGTTGGCGGAACGCTTGCTGAAAATTTAGTTGATGAGAACAATGATATTACCGTCGTTGATACCGATGCTGATCGGTTACGTCAATTACAGGATCAATTCGATCTTCGAGTGGTAAATGGTCATGGCTCTCACCCTAGAGTGCTTCGAGATGCAGGCGCAGAAGATGCGGATATGTTAGTAGCCGTTACCAATTCAGATGAAACTAACATGATTGCCTGCCAAATTGCATATAGCCTATTTAATACCCCAAATAAAATAGCGCGTATCAGGGCGACTGAATATATCCGTGAAGCCGACAAATTGTTTCTACCTGAACAAATCCCGATTGACTACTTAATATCGCCAGAACAACTAGTTATCGACTATATCTATAAATTAATTCAATACCCTGGCGCCCTTCAGGTTGTAAACTTTGCAGAAGGCAAAGTTAGCATAGTTGCTGTAAAAGCTTATTATGGCGGCTCACTCGTTGGTAATGCACTATCGAGCTTACGCGAACACATGCCACATATTGATACTCGTGTTGTCGCTATTTTCCGTCAAGATAGACCTATTCGCCCTCAAGGCTCAACAATTATTGAAGCGGGTGATGAGGTTTTTTTTGTTGCTTCAACACAACATATCCGAGCCGTAATGAGCGAGCTGCAAAGACTAGAAAAACCATACAAACGTTTGATGATAGTCGGTGGTGGTAACGTCGGAGCCGGTCTAGCAAGGCGACTAGAAAAAGATTACAGCGTGAAACTTATTGAGCGCAACCAGAAGCGCGCAACAGAACTTGCTGAGTTGCTGCATGATACCATTGTATTTTATGGCGATGCATCCGACCAAGAACTACTCACAGAAGAACATATTGAGCAAATGGATGTTTTTATTGCCCTAACAAATGATGATGAAGCTAATATTATGTCTGCTATGTTAGCAAAAAAAATGGGGGCTAAAAAAGCAATGGTTCTTATACAACGCTCTGCATACGTTGAACTCGTTCAAGGTGGGGTGATTGATATTGCGATTTCACCTCAACAGGCAACTATTTCTGCTTTATTAAGCCATGTTAGAAAAGCGGATATAGTCAAT includes these proteins:
- the trkA gene encoding Trk system potassium transporter TrkA, coding for MKIIILGAGQVGGTLAENLVDENNDITVVDTDADRLRQLQDQFDLRVVNGHGSHPRVLRDAGAEDADMLVAVTNSDETNMIACQIAYSLFNTPNKIARIRATEYIREADKLFLPEQIPIDYLISPEQLVIDYIYKLIQYPGALQVVNFAEGKVSIVAVKAYYGGSLVGNALSSLREHMPHIDTRVVAIFRQDRPIRPQGSTIIEAGDEVFFVASTQHIRAVMSELQRLEKPYKRLMIVGGGNVGAGLARRLEKDYSVKLIERNQKRATELAELLHDTIVFYGDASDQELLTEEHIEQMDVFIALTNDDEANIMSAMLAKKMGAKKAMVLIQRSAYVELVQGGVIDIAISPQQATISALLSHVRKADIVNVSSLRRGVAEAIEAIAHGDENTSKVVGKKISEIKLPPGTIIGAIVREEEVIIASDYHIIEQGDHVIMFITDKKYVPEVEKLFQPSPFFL